Proteins found in one Fulvitalea axinellae genomic segment:
- a CDS encoding TIM-barrel domain-containing protein: MSRMNNLKGDRATAVLKAVSVLFVAILSFGSALAQGEKYISHNFKNNVLSVKTDESRLAIRFLSPSIVEVVAKLDEPERPSHAVVMRATENMKPQLVDSEVALQLVSDGMRVHINKEPFSISYYYEGRQLLQERRGFFADSLYSGFSFGLEGDETLYGAGERSVPMSRRGYRFELYNKAHYAYGEGSELMNYGLPLVLSSKNYAVLFDNGAKGYIDMAKTEANTLEFGAVGGRMAYYVVAGDDFPDLVNKYGRLTGTQPMPPRWALGNIQSRFGYKTQGEVLNTMNQMIEEDFPLDGVVLDLFWFGPDVKGYMGDLAWDYEKWPEPKMMIDSLKGMGVNTVLITEPFVLTNTKNFQIGDSLRIFALDTLGLSATYDFFFGNTALIDIFKPSAQDWFWEQYDRQNKIGVAGWWGDLGEPEVHPSWVRHVNGTADEVHNIYAHFWEKMVFEKYAQEYPDKRVFHLNRSGFAGSQRYSIFPWSGDVGRNWSGLKAQMPILLTMSMSGIPYMSSDIGGFAGGEKDGELYTRWAQFGVFNPVYRPHADALGDIPAEPIFFDKRTKDIVRKYVKLRYELMPYLYTMAWQALEHGMPLARPMFFQEPDNDKLKALDQQYYWGNDMVVAPVLDKGAKSVKVYLPTGGEWFNLITSERFKGGEYIDYGVDLDKFPVFVRAGAVIPTVENYYSANRYSSEELKLKLFCPEKKTSVTGRMYEDDGVTKDAYARRKSEMLDFSGEVDSKCLSLNLDRDVAGKYDSMPENRTVTVEAIGFSKKPKRVLVNGKKVKAVDGVSELDNVKDGFYWDSTSGKLFVRFRWEGVSEASVLVK, from the coding sequence ATGTCAAGGATGAATAATCTCAAGGGGGATAGGGCGACGGCCGTGTTAAAGGCTGTTTCTGTCTTGTTTGTGGCGATTTTGAGTTTTGGGAGCGCACTGGCCCAAGGCGAAAAATATATTAGCCATAATTTCAAAAATAACGTATTGTCAGTAAAAACTGACGAGAGCAGGTTGGCGATTAGGTTTCTGAGCCCGTCGATTGTGGAGGTGGTAGCCAAGTTGGACGAGCCGGAAAGACCTTCGCATGCGGTGGTTATGCGCGCTACGGAGAATATGAAGCCTCAGCTGGTGGATTCGGAAGTGGCGCTTCAGCTGGTGTCCGACGGGATGCGGGTGCACATCAATAAGGAACCGTTCAGCATTTCTTATTATTACGAAGGGCGCCAACTTTTGCAGGAACGTAGGGGCTTTTTTGCCGATTCCCTTTACAGCGGTTTCAGTTTTGGACTGGAAGGCGACGAGACGCTTTACGGAGCTGGCGAGCGCTCCGTCCCGATGTCGAGAAGAGGTTATCGTTTCGAGCTCTACAACAAAGCCCATTACGCCTACGGTGAAGGCTCTGAGCTGATGAACTACGGCTTACCGTTGGTGCTTTCCTCTAAAAACTATGCGGTGCTTTTCGACAATGGGGCGAAAGGTTACATCGACATGGCCAAGACCGAAGCGAATACGCTGGAATTTGGAGCCGTGGGCGGACGCATGGCTTATTATGTTGTGGCCGGCGATGATTTCCCGGATTTGGTGAACAAGTACGGAAGATTGACGGGTACGCAACCTATGCCGCCCCGTTGGGCTTTGGGGAATATTCAGTCTCGTTTTGGATACAAGACACAGGGAGAGGTTCTGAACACGATGAACCAAATGATAGAGGAAGATTTTCCTTTGGACGGGGTTGTGTTGGACCTTTTCTGGTTTGGCCCGGATGTAAAAGGTTATATGGGGGATTTGGCTTGGGATTATGAAAAATGGCCTGAACCGAAAATGATGATCGATTCTTTGAAAGGAATGGGTGTCAATACAGTTTTGATCACCGAGCCTTTCGTTCTTACAAATACCAAGAACTTCCAGATCGGTGATTCTCTCAGAATCTTCGCATTGGACACGTTGGGACTTTCCGCCACTTACGATTTCTTCTTCGGAAATACGGCTCTGATTGATATCTTCAAGCCGTCGGCCCAAGACTGGTTTTGGGAGCAATATGATCGCCAAAACAAAATCGGTGTTGCCGGTTGGTGGGGCGATCTTGGCGAACCTGAGGTCCATCCTTCGTGGGTAAGGCACGTAAACGGCACCGCCGATGAGGTGCATAACATCTACGCCCATTTCTGGGAAAAGATGGTATTTGAAAAGTATGCGCAAGAGTATCCTGACAAGCGGGTTTTCCATCTGAACAGGTCGGGATTCGCCGGTTCGCAACGTTATTCTATTTTCCCTTGGTCGGGAGATGTTGGTAGAAATTGGTCCGGACTCAAGGCCCAAATGCCGATCCTGCTGACAATGAGCATGAGCGGAATTCCGTATATGTCGTCTGATATAGGTGGATTTGCCGGAGGCGAAAAGGACGGTGAACTGTATACGCGTTGGGCGCAGTTTGGCGTGTTTAATCCAGTTTATCGCCCGCATGCCGACGCTCTGGGCGATATTCCGGCAGAGCCGATTTTCTTTGACAAGAGAACCAAAGACATCGTCCGGAAGTATGTGAAACTCCGTTATGAGCTGATGCCGTATTTGTACACCATGGCTTGGCAAGCTTTGGAACATGGGATGCCTTTGGCAAGACCGATGTTTTTTCAGGAGCCAGACAATGATAAGTTAAAAGCCTTGGACCAGCAATATTACTGGGGTAATGATATGGTGGTTGCGCCAGTTTTGGATAAAGGAGCTAAGAGTGTAAAAGTATATTTACCAACAGGAGGTGAGTGGTTTAACTTAATTACGTCGGAACGATTTAAGGGAGGCGAATATATCGATTATGGGGTTGATTTAGATAAATTTCCCGTTTTTGTGAGAGCTGGAGCGGTGATTCCTACAGTAGAAAATTACTATTCGGCTAATCGCTACTCAAGCGAAGAGTTGAAACTTAAACTCTTTTGCCCGGAAAAGAAAACCTCGGTGACGGGGCGGATGTATGAGGACGACGGCGTGACAAAAGACGCTTACGCCAGAAGAAAAAGCGAGATGTTGGATTTCTCCGGAGAAGTGGACTCCAAATGCCTTTCGTTAAATCTGGACCGTGACGTGGCGGGCAAATATGATAGTATGCCTGAAAACAGAACGGTGACAGTGGAGGCTATCGGGTTTTCCAAGAAACCGAAGAGAGTTTTGGTAAATGGGAAAAAAGTGAAAGCTGTGGACGGTGTCTCGGAACTTGATAATGTGAAAGACGGTTTTTATTGGGACAGCACATCTGGGAAGCTCTTTGTCCGGTTTCGTTGGGAAGGCGTTTCGGAGGCAAGTGTTCTTGTAAAATAA
- a CDS encoding M48 family metalloprotease encodes MRRILFLVSFLGLLGASCSSSGVLLFSLQDDVKLGRQVRDELLNDSKVDVLDRESYPEAYAYLDQMVNEILNSGNVKYRNEFEWEVRIIRDDVLNAFCAPGGYIFVYTGLIDYLDKPDDLAGVLGHEIAHADLRHTSRNLQQAYGVEFLLNLLIGENPGQIEQIAAGLAGNVTNLAFSRSHERESDDKSVEYLSGTRYKCDGASSFFAKMINDGQTPGIPEFLSTHPNPDNRVESISKKALEKGCDTKYTDENGYDYEQFKMDLRL; translated from the coding sequence ATGAGACGAATTTTGTTCCTTGTTTCTTTCCTGGGCCTGTTGGGAGCCTCGTGCAGCAGTAGTGGAGTGTTGCTTTTTTCTCTTCAAGATGATGTGAAATTGGGACGCCAAGTGCGCGACGAGTTGTTGAACGATTCGAAAGTGGACGTGCTTGACAGGGAATCCTACCCTGAGGCTTACGCCTATTTGGACCAAATGGTAAACGAGATTCTGAACTCGGGAAATGTAAAATACCGTAACGAATTCGAATGGGAAGTGCGGATAATCCGTGATGATGTCCTGAACGCATTTTGCGCCCCCGGAGGTTATATTTTCGTGTATACTGGCCTGATTGATTATTTGGACAAACCGGATGACTTGGCCGGCGTGTTGGGCCACGAGATCGCCCATGCCGACCTTAGGCATACTTCCCGAAACCTTCAGCAAGCCTACGGTGTCGAATTTTTGCTGAATCTGTTGATTGGCGAAAATCCCGGCCAGATTGAGCAGATTGCGGCGGGCTTGGCTGGCAACGTGACCAACTTGGCCTTTTCCAGATCCCACGAACGTGAGTCCGACGACAAGTCGGTGGAGTATCTGTCAGGTACGCGCTATAAGTGCGACGGAGCTTCGTCGTTTTTCGCCAAGATGATCAATGACGGGCAGACTCCCGGAATCCCCGAGTTTTTGAGCACACACCCAAATCCGGACAACAGGGTTGAGTCGATCAGCAAAAAGGCTTTGGAAAAAGGATGCGACACGAAATACACTGACGAAAACGGTTACGATTACGAGCAGTTCAAAATGGATTTGAGGCTCTGA